In one window of Macrotis lagotis isolate mMagLag1 chromosome 5, bilby.v1.9.chrom.fasta, whole genome shotgun sequence DNA:
- the LOC141489892 gene encoding large ribosomal subunit protein eL29-like, with protein MAKSKNHTTHNQSRKWHRNGIKKPRSQRYKSLKGVDPKFLRNMRFAKKHNKKGLKKMQANNTKAIQARAEAIKALSTKAFKAKLLRSKIPKASAQRVGHKMATKRPGPRIGIKRPGPRITKPDSKVARTTDPKAAKDTKPTDPKAAKPTDKASKSDPKAAKSVTKVTKSAAKAANPAESKPKDAGGKMASPK; from the coding sequence ATGGCCAAGTCTAAGAATCATACCACCCATAATCAATCACGAAAGTGGCACAGAAATGGCATCAAGAAACCTAGGTCACAGAGATACAAGTCTCTGAAAGGGGTTGATCCCAAGTTTCTGAGAAACATGCGCTTTGCCAAGAAACACAACAAGAAAGGGTTGAAGAAGATGCAGGCCAACAACACCAAAGCCATCCAGGCCCGAGCAGAGGCTATCAAGGCCCTGAGCACCAAGGCCTTCAAGGCCAAGCTCCTCAGGTCCAAGATCCCCAAGGCCAGTGCCCAGCGTGTTGGTCACAAGATGGCCACCAAGCGTCCAGGCCCTAGGATCGGCATCAAACGTCCAGGCCCCAGGATCACTAAGCCTGACTCTAAGGTTGCCAGAACCACTGACCCCAAGGCTGCCAAGGACACCAAGCCCACTGACCCCAAGGCTGCCAAGCCCACCGACAAGGCCAGTAAGTCTGATCCCAAGGCTGCCAAGTCTGTCACCAAGGTCACCAAGTCTGCTGCTAAGGCTGCTAATCCTGCTGAGTCCAAACCCAAAGATGCTGGAGGTAAAATGGCCAGTCCCAAATAG